Proteins encoded within one genomic window of Episyrphus balteatus chromosome 1, idEpiBalt1.1, whole genome shotgun sequence:
- the LOC129906257 gene encoding nucleoprotein TPR isoform X1: MDQIGPELLVKILTAEELEKTPKDVQEKINKYFEEIFDEFLTTKAVGETSRNTVDEIRASCEKKVEDLSSQLQDHELKLKNSERNVAELRKQLDTYSTERTNLMDLTNKYETELSTIRRDKNSIIDERDSLLKAIERQNSELERLQQELKSCQSQLKAAINSKCEALARVDEIESKEAALDFKEKRMEQERAILTNQVQTLSEDLNRNISELQNIRRENTIRNMHLETKLNEKIEELKIAHTQCNQYKETIDSLTANSQELSAKMLAQSEEANKMMEFYKKELQAKTKLAELYKANSEERAMESNEMGQAITDLKRMLAEASDQYGELETNMKSTSIKHEEEIEEKNKVIESLKAEILHANDLLKEVQTENMENAIEKLAPSAAVASRLIKSDMTLTELYSLYVKATEDCELQKRENNRLNLQMKTILHELEERAPQIKKQEIEYEKLIEANNILATKLDELILRRTDNQQEMDEAQTKISHLERENKKLKHSQSDLSRQVCYLLKEIEQNRCGFTSENQQQLSNNLSTDEVISKKLVTFSNITELHENNQKLLLLVRDLSDKLEEIENLKQQISEASYKEKIENYTKKMQSMQESLQNQTKMLNTSMAKCERYKRLYFEAFTKNANNSSKMRLDDTDETMEMDGDNSAAAQNNKKEASEKDKQIQELESKLMEVTKQAKSFKEQYEYYTQEKKNNEKILNEQFDSMRTEVRELTSTNCKLMSTVEYNKEQLKIQQKNINTYKQQIAALEDRNKNYENTNIKHEQTTLYLKDEIIKAQKNLSAAESEVNHLRQETRLLKDAVSRLQSEKEGFHRERQNQHLLLNNLEMIKASFERSEMEGKARLESRLDETQRELSAQRRRYQEEQDRFRELAADMKRQTETAKERMEEETRVADQLRQEMLSLRNELNTKSLQIDELSKKLQESLAPSKDDNPIAAANKQIRELTMKNEEYQLELQFLNNELAKAKEHAEQYFKMSESAEKEIKNLDQLHNNYVAKAEAEIKALKQLETDLRSRIEELETEIQLQAVTEAQNSGSAKPMQLQKTQEELKETLQKLNECNRELRNVRSEFNNLSESLNSVEQKYANEMVLHSADIQELSKVKSELSKIREQISSLQEGRDAAVNELNENRRTLDETKRLLQKENQELESRLVDLDLQNASLHSQIQALTSKLSVISTSSVYSSNNDSLNESSDINKSIAEEDVKNNDQLLQIIKYLRKEKDIAVAKFDILKSENVRLVSEHTISQKKIDELNGFLNQERSKFETSSATASRHEEILRKIETLNAITDSNRILREERDALSARVKELSDRTGKIEDELFPLQKQNHELSSKIEELSTENNSLRTEAIKWRQRANVLIEKNNKNPEEFKRLQAERENLAKMLTSEKEILRQVNEELNQIKTEKVKMEAEITNLGRQLTTVTEEKKKLTDDFNLLKQQNSRLTQEVMELKNQLLQKEENIQKIAEDLESKDAQLVDSKNKEIQIRKIAKRYKDSFIELSNKQAASTEASGDNSNSGANTSEGGPSSVKTDNEKEGLKETIEQLNSVIKTIQEENEKMRKDNEDLRASVEKDERGKLLLREAKSRIMSLTESKNLVSQELAQTKTKLQNLKQSTEDHDSIITGIKTQYDEKLARLEKDLLEQTAGNKEAITRLTRENESLLLRINQLNRQLGLQQSAKPSTSSSTISDKGCISESSPRTANVKPMSGSSSQQSATVTPWRGGDTPLASIRPISVQNSRTAAILPTSQNSTISVGQGSASGSNTALVPPQQQVHTTGSNVESMSSSPTSSHTDYMPSTSTAAVAVAAVPPMGASAAECSQEAESVPLQTNESQVLVSGGQQQVVALVSPRVEGSQNAPVTVQSQQEPNNQPSTSGTTSSSHVSISSHRHASSSSNVTTTQASGHKRPRDIEGDSSTSTAEDCGEKSKPLNKRTRTGEAMGSQVGVSESGVDVEYQVPTSSQRDQEDDIVIVDSEEDEGMVDEGNAEADDGPTEDGENEGYEDSYEQDQDMDGNECPEVDESNIQGDTNEVEIDDCMDVPVQCTSENQNDPDAGSSANQDNNQQSQAISSGSCEPTNVPPGVSRKQTTTLSRQQKATLMMLQQGIEGGEAVEEANTPQFSGHRSDSCSESVSSPQGSKFIEEEEGEVKIDLAEDAEGDEFLGEEKESDETAKVSEDGGSCSVVAADERELETAQVASVSHNVDSAESRGATQSGSEIQQNQIEGTAAEDSEGIDAVSSEGEKANLEEDLEEEGREAEASTSPSINTRSKTTRGNVATRRPRGFQRGGRPTPIVWQDQSGSPRNASPNPGSPSRGFQNQRAQRARRMRRPGGMNYGNMRYS; the protein is encoded by the exons ATGGATCAAATCGGTCCAGAACTGCTTGTTAAAATCTTAACCGCCGAAGAATTGGAGAAAACACCCAAGGATGTCcaggaaaaaattaataaatattttgaggaaataTTTGATGAATTCCTCACTACAAAAGCTGTGGGGGAAACCTCACGAAATACTGTTg atgaaatccGGGCCAGTTGTGAAAAGAAGGTCGAAGACTTGAGTTCACAACTTCAAGATCatgaacttaaattaaaaaattcagaaCGTAATGTCGCCGAACTTAGAAAACAACTGGACACATATTCCACCGAAAGAACCAACTTAATGGATTTGACCAATAAATATGAAACTGAACTATCAACAATTCGCCGTGACAAAAACAGTATTATTGACGAACGTGATTCGCTTTTAAAGGCAATAGAAAGACAAAACTCCGAACTAGAACGTCTACAACAAGAGCTTAAATCTTGTCAAAGCCAATTGAAAGCGGCCATTAATAGTAAGTGCGAAGCCTTAGCTCGCGTTGATGAGATTGAAAGTAAGGAAGCTGCGCTAGATTTCAAGGAGAAACGTATGGAACAAGAACGCGCTATACTAACAAACCAAGTGCAAACGCTTTCTGAAGATCTCAATCGCAATATTTCAGAACTTCAAAACATTCGCAGAGAAAATACAATAAGAAACATGCATTTAGAAACAAAACTTAACGAAAAAATCGAAGAATTGAAAATAGCCCATACCCAATGCAACCAATACAAGGAAACTATTGATAGTCTGACTGCTAACTCACAAGAACTATCAGCTAAAATGCTTGCACAAAGTGAAGAAGCCAACAAAATGATGGAATTCTACAAAAAAGAACTACAAGCCAAGACCAAGCTAGCTGAACTATACAAAGCAAACTCTGAAGAGCGAGCAATGGAAAGTAACGAAATGGGACAAGCAATAACTGATTTAAAACGCATGCTTGCTGAAGCCAGCGATCAATATGGCGAGCTTGAAACTAATATGAAATCAACATCCATCAAACACGAAGAAGAAATCGAAGAGAAAAACAAAGTTATTGAATCATTAAAGGCCGAAATCTTGCATGCTAATGACTTGCTTAAGGAAGTACAAACTGAGAACATGGAAAATGCAATTGAAAAATTGGCACCTTCTGCAGCTGTGGCAAGTCGTCTCATAAAATCTGACATGACACTCACTGAGCTTTATTCATTGTACGTAAAAGCAACTGAAGACTGTGAATTACAGAAACGCGAAAATAATCGATTAAACCTTCAAATGAAGACAATTCTTCATGAGCTAGAAGAACGAGCACCCCAAATCAAGAAACAAGAAATCGAATACGAAAAACTTATTGAGGCTAATAATATTTTAGCAACAAAACTTGACGAACTTATCTTGAGAAGGACCGATAACCAACAGGAAATGGATGAAGCTCAGACTAAAATAAGTCATCTAGAacgtgaaaacaaaaaacttaaacattCTCAAAGTGATTTAAGCAGACAAGTTTGTTATTTGCTTAAGGAAATCGAACAG aatCGTTGCGGCTTCACTTCGGAGAACCAACAACAACTCAGCAATAATCTATCAACTGATGAAGTTATATCCAAGAAACTCGTAACATTTTCTAACATTACAGAACTACACGAAAACAATCAGAAATTGCTATTATTAGTCCGCGATCTTAGTGACAAACTcgaggaaattgaaaatttaaagcaGCAAATAAGTGAAGCGTCTTACaaggaaaaaattgaaaactacactAAAAAGATGCAGAGCATGCAAGAGTCGTtacaaaaccaaaccaaaatgCTAAACACAAGCATGGCTAAATGTGAACGCTATAAGCGCTTGTATTTCGAGGCATTTACCAAAAATGCAAACAACTCATCGAAAATGCGTCTAGATGATACTGATGAAACTATGGAAATGGATGGAGACAACTCTGCTGCTGcccaaaacaataaaaaagaagcATCAGAAAAAGATAAGCAGATTCAAGAACTTGAATCTAAGCTCATGGAAGTAACTAAACAGGCTAAATCATTCAAAGAACAATACGAGTATTATACCCAAGAGaagaaaaacaatgaaaaaatctTGAATGAACAGTTTGATTCTATGCGTACTGAAGTTCGTGAATTGACATCCACTAATTGCAAACTTATGTCCACCGTTGAATATAACAAGGAACAGCttaagatacaacaaaaaaatatcaacacaTACAAACAACAAATTGCCGCTCTTGAAGATAGAAATAAGAACTATGAAAACACAAACATAAAGCACGAGCAAACCACTTTATATCTAAAGGATGAAATTATAAAAGCTCAGAAAAATCTTTCGGCAGCTGAATCCGAGGTTAATCATTTACGACAAGAGACACGTCTTCTTAAGGATGCCGTTTCGCGTTTACAATCCGAAAAAGAAGGTTTCCATCGTGAAAGACAAAATCAACATCTACTCTTGAATAACTTGGAAATGATAAAAGCTAGTTTTGAACGATCAGAAATGGAGGGTAAAGCTCGCTTGGAATCGCGATTAGATGAGACCCAACGAGAGTTATCAGCTCAACGTCGCCGTTATCAAGAAGAACAAGATCGTTTTAGAGAACTTGCTGCTGATATGAAACGTCAAACTGAAACTGCTAAGGAGAGAATGGAAGAAGAAACTCGAGTTGCTGATCAACTTCGACAAGAAATGCTCTCATTGCGTAATGAATTGAACACAAAATCACTGCAGATTGATGAACTCAGTAAAAAACTTCAGGAAAGTCTTGCACCATCTAAAGACGATAATCCAATTGCAGCAGCCAACAAACAAATACGTGAATTGACCATGAAAAATGAAGAATACCAACTTGAATTACAGTTTCTTAATAATGAACTAGCCAAGGCAAAAGAACATGCTgaacaatatttcaaaatgtcTGAAAGTgctgaaaaagaaattaagaatcttGATCAACTTCATAATAATTATGTAGCAAAGGCTGAGGCTGAAATAAAGGCTCTGAAACAATTGGAAACAGATTTGAGGTCTCGCATTGAAGAACTCGAAACagaaattcaattacaagctgTTACAGAAGCACAAAATAGTGGAAGTGCAAAACCGATGCAATTACAGAAAACTCAAGAAGAATTAAAGGAGACACTTCAGAAATTAAATGAATGCAATCGGGAATTGAGAAATGTTCGATCTGAATTTAATAATCTCTCGGAGTCTCTTAATTCAGTAGAGCAGAAGTATGCTAATGAAATGGTTTTACACTCAGCAGATATCCAGGAACTATCTAAAGTTAAAAGTGAGCTTTCAAAG ATTCGTGAGCAAATTTCGAGCTTGCAAGAAGGCCGTGATGCAGCTGTCAACGAGTTGAATGAGAACAGAAGAACTTTGGATGAGACAAAGCGACTTCTACAAAAGGAAAATCAAGAACTAGAAAGCCGATTGGTCGACTTGGACTTACAAAATGCTTCACTTCACAGTCAAATTCAAGCACTTACATCAAAACTTTCGGTTATTAGCACTTCCAGTGTTTACTCTTCAAACAACGATTCGCTCAATGAATCATCCGATATAAACAAATCTATTGCCGAAGAAGACGTAAAGAACAATGAtcaattattgcaaataattaAATATCTCCGTAAAGAAAAAGACATTGCAGTTGCTAAATTTGACATTCttaaatctgaaaatgtgcGTCTTGTCTCTGAGCACACAATTTCTCAAAAGAAAATTGATGAACTAAATGGATTCCTAAATCAAGAGCGTTCGAAATTCGAAACCAGTTCTGCGACTGCTTCACGTCACGAAGAAATTCTACGCAAAATTGAAACTCTCAATGCCATCACCGATAGCAACCGTATTCTTCGCGAAGAGCGCGATGCATTGTCTGCTCGAGTAAAGGAGCTTAGCGATCGTACAGGTAAAATTGAAGATGAACTATTTCCGTTGCAAAAGCAAAACCACGAATTGTCATCCAAAATCGAAGAACTCTCCACCGAAAACAATTCTCTTCGCACTGAAGCCATCAAATGGAGACAAAGAGCTAACGTTCTCATagaaaagaacaacaaaaatccAGAAGAATTCAAGAGACTGCAAGCAGAGAGAGAAAATCTTGCCAAAATGTTGACATCTGAAAAAGAAATACTAAGACAAGTAAATGAAGAACTTAACCAAATTAAAACGGAAAAGGTTAAAATGGAGGCAGAAATAACAAACCTTGGACGTCAACTAACAACGGTTacagaagaaaagaaaaaactcaCTGATGACTTCAATTTGCTTAAGCAACAAAACTCACGTTTGACACAAGAAGTGATGGAGcttaaaaatcaacttttacaaaaggaagaaaatattcaaaaaattgcagAAGATCTGGAATCTAAAGACGCCCAACTTGTCGACTCAAAGAACAAGGAAATTCAAATCAGAAAAATTGCTAAGCGCTACAAGGATTCATTCATTGAGCTTTCAAACAAACAGGCTGCCTCAACTGAAGCAAGTGGAGACAACTCGAATTCCGGAGCAAACACCAGCGAAGGCGGACCATCATCTGTCAAGACTGACAACGAAAAGGAAGGATTGAAGGAAACAATAGAACAACTGAACTCTGTAATAAAAACTATTCAGGAAGAAAATGAAAAGATGCGTAAAGACAACGAAGATTTACGAGCTTCTGTTGAAAAGGACGAAAGAGGAAAACTCTTATTGAGAGAAGCAAAGTCCAGAATAATGAGTCTTACCGAATCGAAGAACTTAGTATCACAAGAGCTGGCTCAAACCAAAACTAAGctacaaaatcttaaacaaTCTACTGAAGATCATGATTCTATAATTACCGGCATTAAAACACAATATGACGAGAAACTTGCCCGCCTAGAAAAAGATTTGTTGGAACAAACAGCTGGAAATAAGGAAGCCATCACTAGACTTACTCGAGAAAACGAATCACTTCTTTTACGTATAAATCAACTAAACAGACAACTGGGCTTGCAGCAATCAGCAAAGCCGTCCACAAGCTCCAGCACCATTTCCGATAAGGGTTGCATTTCCGAATCATCACCTCGAACAGCAAACGTCAAACCAATGTCTGGTTCAAGTAGCCAACAATCGGCAACAGTAACTCCATGGAGAGGCGGTGACACCCCCTTAGCCAGTATTAGACCTATTTCCGTTCAAAATAGTCGAACTGCAGCTATTCTACCTACAAGTCAAAACAGCACTATAAGTGTGGGTCAAGGGTCAGCTTCAGGCAGTAACACAGCATTGGTGCCCCCACAACAGCAAGTTCATACAACTGGAAGCAATGTTGAATcaatgtcatcttcaccaaccAGCTCACACACCGATTACATGCCATCAACAAGCACAGCAGCTGTGGCTGTTGCTGCAGTACCACCAATGGGAGCATCTGCAGCAGAATGTTCCCAAGAAGCTGAGAGCGTTCCTTTGCAGACAAACGAATCACAGGTCCTCGTTAGTGGCGGACAACAACAAGTTGTTGCTCTGGTATCGCCTCGAGTGGAAGGATCTCAGAATGCCCCAGTTACAGTGCAAAGTCAACAAGAGCCAAACAACCAGCCAAGTACTTCAGGAACAACAAGTTCATCTCATGTTTCCATCAGTAGTCACAGGCATGCATCTTCCAGCAGCAACGTAACTACCACCCAGGCCAGCGGTCATAAGAGACCCAGAGATATTGAAGGCGATAGTTCAACTAGCACTGCCGAAGATTGTGGTGAGAAATCAAAGCCTCTTAACAAAAGAACTCGCACTGGAGAGGCTATGGGCTCTCAAGTAGGTGTTTCGGAATCTGGAGTTGATGTAGAATACCAGGTTCCCACCTCATCTCAAAGAGATCAAGAAGATGACATTGTAATTGTTGACTCAGAGGAAGATGAAGGAATGGTTGACGAGGGAAACGCTGAAGCAGATGATGGCCCAACTGAGGATGGAGAAAACGAAGGTTATGAAGATTCATATGAACAGGATCAAGATATGGATGGCAACGAATGTCCTGAAGTAGATGAAAGTAATATTCAAGGCGACACAAATGAAGTGGAAATTGATGATTGTATGGATGTTCCTGTCCAATGTActtcagaaaatcaaaatgaTCCTGATGCAGGCTCAAGTGCTAACCAAGATAATAACCAACAAAGTCAGGCAATAAGTAGTGGCAGTTGTGAACCGACCAATGTTCCACCAGGTGTATCGcgcaaacaaacaacaacattgTCCCGCCAACAAAAAGCAACTCTTATGATGTTGCAACAGGGAATCGAAGGTGGTGAAGCTGTTGAAGAAGCAAACACTCCTCAATTCAGCGGACACAGATCCGACAG TTGTAGTGAAAGCGTTAGTTCCCCACAAGGATCTAAGTTTATAGAAGAAGAGGAGGGAGAAGTAAAGATTGATCTTGCAGAGGATGCTGAAGGTGATGAATTTCTAGGGGAAGAAAAAGAATCTGATGAAACTGCTAAAGTTTCTGAAGATGGTGGTAGTTGCAGTGTGGTGGCTGCCGATGAAAGGGAACTCGAAACCGCACAGGTTGCATCCGTTTCTCATAACGTAGATTCTGCTGAAA GTCGGGGTGCTACGCAATCTGGATCTGAAATTCAACAAAACCAAATTGAAGGTACAGCTGCAGAAGATAGCGAAGGCATTGACGCAGTCTCATCAGAAGGTGAAAAAGCTAACCTTGAAGAAGACTTAGAA gAGGAGGGACGTGAAGCAGAAGCCTCAACATCGCCCTCAATAAACACAAGGTCTAAAACAACCCGAGGTAACGTGGCTACCAGGCGACCCAGGGGATTTCAAAGAGGAGGAAGACCAACACCAATTGTTTGGCaag atcAGTCAGGAAGTCCACGTAACGCATCACCCAATCCAGGAAGTCCATCTCGTGGATTCCAAAATCAACGTGCTCAAAGGGCGCGTCGTATGCGACGTCCAGGTGGCATGAATTATGGAAACATGCGCTATTCATAA